The proteins below are encoded in one region of Halocatena salina:
- a CDS encoding adenylosuccinate synthase: protein MTVTIVGSQLGDEGKGGIVDLYGDSADVVVRYQGGDNAGHTVVHDGETYKLSLVPSGVVRGTTGVLGNGCVVNLATLFEEIDALRERGLEPDVRIAARAHVILPYHRVLDGIEEEAKDDLAAGTTGRGIGPTYEDKAGRRGIRVGDLLDPEVLRKRLDYAVSHNRALATEVYGIDPGEAFDVDHLYETCRGFAQRLENREMVINGGEFLSSKIDDGATVMLEGAQGTAIDIDHGIYPYVTSSNTTATGAPAGTGLGPATVGNGEIVGIVKAYLSRVGTGPLPTELGHVEGQTPSDGGDTAASDVATYIRDEGGEYGTVTGRPRRVGWLDMPMLRHAARANGFTGLAVNHLDVLAGLEEVQVGHAYELDGETLYSMPSTTERWGQCAVVTKTFEGWPEIDSAVVEQGYESLPDAARTYLDYISEELSTPIYAVGVGPGRSETIVCETPF from the coding sequence ATGACTGTAACCATCGTCGGCTCACAGCTAGGCGACGAGGGCAAGGGCGGTATCGTCGATCTGTACGGCGATTCCGCGGATGTCGTCGTTCGATACCAAGGTGGGGACAACGCGGGCCACACCGTCGTGCACGACGGCGAGACGTACAAACTCTCGCTCGTTCCGAGTGGGGTTGTTCGTGGTACTACGGGAGTGCTCGGCAACGGCTGTGTCGTCAATCTGGCGACGCTGTTTGAGGAGATCGACGCCCTCAGAGAGCGCGGGTTGGAGCCGGACGTTCGGATCGCCGCGCGCGCCCACGTGATTTTGCCCTACCACCGCGTGCTTGATGGCATCGAAGAGGAAGCGAAAGACGATCTTGCAGCGGGAACGACCGGCCGAGGAATCGGGCCGACGTACGAGGACAAAGCGGGCCGCCGGGGCATCCGCGTCGGGGATCTGCTCGATCCGGAAGTACTCCGCAAACGGCTCGACTACGCTGTCTCTCACAACCGGGCGCTCGCAACGGAGGTGTACGGCATCGATCCGGGCGAAGCGTTCGACGTCGATCACTTGTATGAAACGTGTCGGGGCTTCGCTCAGCGGCTCGAAAACAGGGAGATGGTAATCAACGGTGGAGAGTTTCTTTCTTCGAAGATCGATGACGGCGCAACTGTCATGCTAGAGGGTGCACAGGGAACCGCTATCGATATCGATCACGGCATCTATCCCTACGTTACGTCCTCCAATACCACTGCAACCGGTGCACCGGCGGGGACAGGGCTTGGACCAGCGACGGTCGGCAACGGGGAGATCGTCGGCATCGTGAAGGCGTATCTTTCTCGCGTCGGCACCGGACCGCTTCCGACGGAACTCGGACACGTCGAGGGACAAACCCCCTCTGACGGCGGAGATACGGCGGCCAGTGACGTTGCTACGTACATTCGGGACGAAGGTGGGGAATACGGAACTGTCACGGGTCGGCCGCGCCGCGTCGGCTGGCTCGACATGCCGATGCTCCGACACGCGGCACGAGCGAACGGATTCACCGGACTCGCCGTGAACCATCTCGACGTACTCGCAGGGTTGGAGGAGGTTCAGGTCGGCCACGCCTACGAACTCGATGGGGAGACACTGTATTCGATGCCATCGACCACCGAACGATGGGGGCAGTGTGCGGTCGTGACGAAGACGTTCGAGGGCTGGCCCGAAATCGATTCCGCTGTCGTCGAACAGGGATACGAGTCGCTCCCCG
- a CDS encoding DUF7527 domain-containing protein produces MQRRTVERIESWPSRQFTQGEVGLRDLASAGFSGAVHAGAWILMSKGQSVGVFDGDVDEITSIGTIYISPDPVLPVLFSMLEQEPVRSSSHHTSRVPIKNQTNAFDDWNGRQEYIGYLQLSSGGDEYYVVYDQTGSESVAFVGTEDRFLTNEQADTIGHTITGEYTVAVAPIAPAPVSKPKTSESASDTSPSALPGQSERLVTDGASESVEDLRRRITALERERDALETERDNLLEERDHLNTRISRLQEQINELESASPSSTTSSSTSRDTTELVPEKALSGTSLFVRYHTQNRATLTDAYHGEAPPEEVNDNLTLEHHTSFDAENTVVEDEPFEQFLTDSIEFDVVSWIVRDLLHVIYNAGYEDDLAELYDYLPDIDRAALHARNTVDGTSIYFDIVCFDKRGDPLLVVNIHDSNEPTTESELETLLDDASVAASQWPVTGALLVTTSYFESDALTVADDATAGGGGLFSSSSRANYVRLSRKSGFHLCLVEARQRQFHVAMPDL; encoded by the coding sequence ATGCAGAGGCGCACGGTGGAACGAATCGAGAGTTGGCCCTCCCGTCAGTTCACACAGGGGGAAGTTGGACTGCGTGACCTGGCGAGTGCCGGATTCAGCGGGGCCGTACACGCTGGCGCATGGATACTCATGTCCAAGGGCCAAAGTGTCGGTGTCTTCGACGGTGATGTCGATGAGATAACATCTATCGGAACGATTTACATCAGTCCTGATCCGGTCCTTCCGGTGCTTTTTTCGATGTTAGAACAAGAACCCGTTCGGAGTAGCTCTCACCACACTTCGCGGGTTCCGATCAAGAACCAAACCAACGCGTTTGACGATTGGAACGGTCGTCAGGAGTACATCGGCTATCTTCAACTGTCCTCCGGTGGGGACGAATACTACGTCGTGTACGATCAAACTGGATCGGAGAGTGTCGCGTTCGTCGGAACCGAGGATCGGTTTTTAACCAACGAACAGGCCGATACCATCGGTCACACTATCACCGGCGAGTACACAGTCGCGGTCGCTCCCATCGCTCCAGCCCCGGTCTCGAAGCCGAAGACGAGCGAATCGGCTTCTGATACGTCACCTAGCGCGCTTCCGGGACAGTCAGAGCGTCTGGTAACCGATGGTGCAAGCGAAAGCGTCGAGGATCTTCGACGACGCATTACCGCGCTCGAACGCGAACGCGACGCGCTTGAGACCGAACGGGACAACCTGCTTGAAGAGCGGGACCATCTCAACACACGGATTTCGCGGTTACAAGAGCAGATCAACGAACTCGAATCGGCGTCACCATCCTCAACTACGTCGTCCTCGACATCCCGTGATACGACGGAGCTGGTTCCCGAGAAAGCACTGTCAGGGACTTCGTTGTTCGTCCGGTATCATACCCAAAACCGGGCGACGCTCACCGACGCGTATCACGGGGAGGCTCCCCCAGAGGAGGTAAACGACAACCTCACGCTCGAACACCACACGAGCTTCGACGCCGAAAACACGGTCGTCGAAGACGAACCGTTCGAACAGTTTCTCACTGACTCCATCGAGTTCGATGTCGTCTCGTGGATCGTCCGAGATCTGCTTCACGTCATCTACAACGCGGGGTACGAGGACGATTTGGCTGAACTGTACGACTACCTCCCGGATATCGACCGGGCAGCACTTCACGCGCGCAACACCGTTGACGGCACGTCGATCTACTTCGACATCGTCTGTTTCGACAAGCGGGGTGATCCGCTGTTGGTGGTCAACATCCACGATTCGAACGAACCAACCACTGAGTCGGAACTAGAAACGTTACTCGACGACGCGAGCGTGGCGGCGAGCCAGTGGCCAGTGACAGGCGCACTGCTCGTTACCACGAGTTACTTCGAATCTGATGCGCTCACGGTCGCCGACGACGCTACTGCCGGTGGGGGGGGATTGTTTAGCAGTTCTAGTCGGGCGAACTACGTCCGCCTCTCCAGAAAGAGCGGATTCCACCTCTGTCTCGTCGAAGCACGCCAGCGGCAGTTCCACGTTGCGATGCCGGATCTCTGA
- a CDS encoding DUF5812 family protein, translated as MTTETESTFLITHAEADTAVLTDVHSGQVHTLSDNPGVEENDVVEGTVAPEPPMNVTWQIIDIEERRTIPIERGEEPPTAQERELAADQPVGEITRRERAGTGEIHVLTVEPDDTEGVVADVINDDATRTRAARLGVDRVELRSDPDAGVVSVRYLP; from the coding sequence ATGACGACCGAAACTGAAAGCACGTTTCTCATCACGCACGCCGAAGCAGACACCGCAGTGCTCACAGACGTTCATAGCGGGCAGGTACACACTTTATCGGACAATCCGGGTGTCGAGGAAAACGACGTAGTCGAAGGAACGGTCGCTCCTGAGCCACCTATGAACGTCACATGGCAAATTATTGATATCGAAGAGCGCCGAACGATTCCGATCGAGCGAGGCGAGGAACCGCCGACGGCCCAAGAACGGGAGCTCGCAGCCGACCAGCCAGTCGGAGAGATCACCCGCCGAGAACGAGCTGGAACCGGGGAGATACACGTTCTCACCGTCGAGCCGGACGACACCGAGGGCGTCGTAGCGGACGTAATAAACGACGACGCGACGCGTACACGCGCTGCGCGACTGGGTGTCGACCGCGTCGAACTGCGATCCGATCCGGATGCTGGCGTCGTGAGTGTGAGATATTTACCATAA
- a CDS encoding plastocyanin/azurin family copper-binding protein, which translates to MNRREFLRTAGGAAGTAAATSAVAGPAAAQEGGGGSGPIDYGGYLDDANGWSSGSTADKTGQGEVTIAVGPGSSNNFDPVAVHVDPGTKIIWEWEGPGHNVQAEDGQFKSEIKSEGTFEYTADEEGVIPYFCQPHKGMGMLGALAVGEVPHKSPAAAQEVEPDEMGVPIQPHYVGFGAGLMMTTSLVFTFYLLKYGESAHTKGGNS; encoded by the coding sequence ATGAACAGACGGGAATTTCTCCGCACAGCCGGCGGCGCTGCGGGGACCGCGGCTGCGACATCTGCAGTTGCCGGACCAGCCGCCGCTCAGGAGGGTGGTGGTGGCTCAGGTCCGATCGACTACGGTGGGTATTTGGACGACGCCAACGGCTGGAGTAGCGGTAGCACGGCCGATAAGACCGGGCAAGGGGAAGTCACCATCGCGGTCGGTCCGGGCAGCTCGAACAACTTCGATCCCGTGGCGGTCCACGTCGATCCCGGTACGAAGATCATCTGGGAGTGGGAAGGTCCGGGTCACAACGTCCAAGCCGAAGACGGGCAGTTCAAAAGTGAGATCAAAAGTGAAGGCACCTTCGAGTACACTGCCGATGAAGAGGGCGTGATCCCCTATTTCTGCCAACCGCACAAAGGGATGGGAATGTTAGGCGCGCTCGCCGTCGGTGAAGTTCCTCACAAATCACCGGCTGCCGCCCAGGAGGTCGAACCTGATGAGATGGGCGTTCCGATCCAACCCCACTACGTGGGCTTTGGAGCAGGGCTGATGATGACGACGTCGCTCGTGTTCACGTTCTATCTACTCAAATACGGTGAGAGCGCACACACCAAAGGAGGGAACAGCTAA
- a CDS encoding immune inhibitor A domain-containing protein — MQTNVSERDPTRSFETYYDIEQSWDYGFVQVSTDGGETGESLSNGNTVSTTADGAHPNVKGNVPGFTGQSDGWTNQTFDLSEYAGEEVLISFRYATDWTTNNDGWYVRNVSVGDKHHDGTTTGPFMSQREATERPVEYQFTFIGIKHNGNYKVKQLDARTFTESDERDLKQFLHNGNFERVTVASTWAANIGESGRVPVDVDLTFQHENRTR, encoded by the coding sequence GTGCAAACGAACGTCAGCGAACGCGATCCGACGCGGTCGTTCGAAACGTACTACGACATCGAGCAGAGCTGGGATTACGGTTTCGTTCAGGTCTCCACTGACGGTGGCGAGACGGGGGAGAGCCTCTCAAACGGGAACACGGTGTCCACGACCGCGGACGGCGCTCATCCGAACGTGAAAGGGAACGTTCCCGGCTTCACCGGCCAGTCCGACGGTTGGACGAACCAAACGTTCGATCTCTCCGAGTATGCGGGCGAGGAGGTGCTCATCTCCTTCCGGTATGCGACCGATTGGACCACGAACAACGATGGGTGGTACGTCCGGAACGTTTCGGTGGGCGACAAACACCACGACGGCACGACCACCGGCCCGTTCATGAGCCAGCGCGAAGCGACCGAGCGGCCCGTCGAATACCAGTTCACGTTCATCGGAATCAAACACAACGGGAACTACAAGGTGAAACAGCTTGACGCGCGTACCTTCACTGAAAGCGACGAACGGGATCTAAAGCAGTTCCTCCACAATGGGAACTTCGAACGAGTGACCGTCGCCAGCACGTGGGCCGCAAACATCGGTGAAAGCGGGCGCGTTCCGGTGGACGTCGATCTCACGTTTCAACACGAGAACCGGACACGCTGA
- a CDS encoding glucose-6-phosphate isomerase yields the protein MNIDIGNALDAVAQPGVSEDSLRRLDDRVAAAHDRIERGIADEEFGYAALSLPETTDPDAIHDAVAPLADSEYVLTVGIGGSALGAATVADALGVGERAPVLDNVDPQSLQTTVESLPLSETAVHVVSRSGTTAETLGNFLVVREAMADAGVDWTDRTIVTTGESGPLHALADEHALPTLSVPEGVPGRFSVLSPVGLIPAAILGCDIEAVLAGGHAGRTALAPSIFDCPAYAYGAVAVALERRGAHVNAFVPYAERLEYFAEWFAQLWAESLGKDGMGQTPVRALGATDQHSQLQLYRAGRHDKLITLVRPRDRSQLTIPDTEIEELAYLGDTGVGELIDAEFEATEASLAAASQPNVRVEIDRLDAASLGELLYGMEAACILAGELLDVETFTQPAVEWGKRAARGLLGDIDAPETDAITEKERLVVAPDRSQ from the coding sequence ATGAACATCGATATCGGGAACGCCCTCGACGCGGTCGCACAACCGGGAGTGTCCGAAGACTCACTACGACGACTCGACGACCGGGTTGCTGCCGCCCACGACCGGATCGAGCGCGGGATCGCCGACGAAGAGTTCGGATACGCTGCGCTCTCGCTGCCCGAAACGACCGATCCCGACGCCATTCACGACGCCGTCGCCCCGCTCGCGGACAGCGAGTACGTGCTTACGGTCGGGATCGGGGGCAGCGCGTTGGGAGCCGCCACCGTCGCCGACGCGCTCGGCGTGGGTGAACGCGCACCCGTCCTCGACAACGTCGATCCGCAGTCGTTGCAGACGACAGTGGAGTCGCTTCCCCTCTCGGAGACGGCGGTCCACGTCGTTTCGCGTTCCGGCACCACCGCAGAGACACTCGGAAACTTTCTGGTCGTCCGGGAGGCAATGGCCGACGCTGGCGTCGACTGGACTGACCGGACGATCGTCACGACCGGCGAGTCGGGACCGCTTCACGCGCTCGCGGACGAACACGCCTTGCCAACGCTGTCGGTTCCGGAGGGGGTCCCAGGGCGGTTTTCGGTGCTTTCACCTGTTGGTCTCATCCCCGCCGCGATCCTCGGCTGTGACATCGAGGCAGTGCTCGCAGGCGGACACGCCGGACGGACGGCGTTAGCACCGAGCATCTTCGACTGTCCGGCCTACGCGTACGGTGCCGTGGCGGTGGCGCTTGAACGCCGTGGAGCTCACGTGAACGCGTTCGTTCCCTACGCCGAGCGGCTCGAATACTTTGCTGAATGGTTCGCTCAGCTCTGGGCCGAAAGCCTCGGCAAGGACGGTATGGGCCAAACCCCTGTGCGGGCACTCGGTGCGACCGATCAACATTCACAGCTCCAACTGTATCGCGCCGGCAGACACGACAAGCTCATCACGCTCGTCCGTCCGCGTGACCGGTCCCAGCTTACGATTCCGGACACCGAAATCGAGGAACTCGCGTATCTCGGAGACACCGGCGTGGGCGAGCTCATCGACGCGGAGTTCGAGGCGACCGAAGCGAGTCTCGCGGCGGCCAGCCAGCCCAACGTCCGCGTCGAGATCGACCGACTCGACGCCGCGAGCCTCGGCGAACTGCTGTACGGTATGGAGGCCGCGTGTATTCTCGCCGGCGAACTGCTTGACGTCGAGACGTTCACCCAACCCGCCGTCGAATGGGGGAAACGAGCTGCCCGTGGACTACTCGGAGACATCGACGCGCCCGAAACTGACGCGATCACTGAGAAAGAACGGCTGGTGGTCGCCCCCGATCGCTCCCAATAG
- a CDS encoding ubiquinol-cytochrome c reductase iron-sulfur subunit, whose translation MAQRDNDKYPAETGRRRFVKGVVGAASLGAVATGTGVATTSLTSSSGEGGGLTKYRAIENTGGPAPRGMPQIPIEIGNNGEIIGRWPEPKEVQQGGKTITVAETNIGGVTYSTEWFQYCGVQTYEGIDPEADQDNVFKSAPSPNYEWQSSELSGGDPLTIDNFSDYEDWGNDIGKSGLGKPADATWRSQNTETSIPVQVLRSKRIEEMAKNDQWLEASTDQGVIAWLNKCTHFCCVPGYKAFEGSARFGAENEVYCQCHQSVYNPFSIIETTFTSLPRPADDSSSESEDSGGSGGE comes from the coding sequence ATGGCACAACGAGATAACGACAAGTATCCGGCTGAGACGGGTCGTAGACGGTTCGTGAAAGGAGTCGTTGGTGCGGCATCGCTGGGCGCGGTTGCGACCGGTACCGGCGTCGCAACGACCTCGCTCACGTCCTCGTCGGGTGAAGGTGGTGGTCTTACGAAGTACCGAGCGATCGAGAACACGGGCGGTCCGGCCCCCCGTGGCATGCCCCAGATCCCGATCGAGATCGGGAATAACGGCGAGATCATCGGTCGATGGCCCGAGCCAAAGGAGGTTCAGCAAGGAGGGAAGACGATCACTGTCGCGGAAACCAACATCGGCGGTGTTACCTACTCCACGGAGTGGTTCCAGTACTGCGGCGTCCAAACCTACGAAGGGATCGATCCTGAAGCCGATCAGGACAACGTTTTCAAGTCAGCGCCGAGCCCCAACTACGAATGGCAGAGCAGCGAACTGTCGGGCGGTGATCCCCTCACGATCGACAATTTCAGCGATTACGAGGACTGGGGCAACGACATCGGCAAAAGCGGTCTCGGAAAGCCCGCTGACGCAACGTGGCGGTCGCAAAACACCGAAACTTCGATCCCGGTTCAAGTGCTGCGGAGCAAACGGATCGAGGAGATGGCCAAAAACGACCAGTGGTTGGAGGCGAGCACGGATCAGGGCGTCATCGCGTGGCTCAACAAGTGCACTCACTTCTGTTGTGTGCCCGGCTACAAGGCGTTTGAGGGTAGTGCTCGCTTCGGCGCTGAAAACGAGGTGTATTGTCAGTGCCACCAGTCCGTGTACAATCCGTTCAGCATCATCGAAACGACCTTTACGTCGCTTCCCCGGCCGGCCGATGACAGCAGCAGTGAGTCGGAAGACAGCGGCGGCAGTGGAGGAGAGTAA
- a CDS encoding DUF7318 family protein has translation MPSGDSSYGAIHRYEPPRESTAAAIAIVLLTVFEVVFVGMFTYGLATGWGLDPYGNMFLGGLLTLIFVDLSFILLLYRKEFLPDVMVVKKRRRKWEDLYVEEEDMEGQSSDVNVWESMKRAVYPYYKR, from the coding sequence ATGCCATCCGGTGATAGCAGCTACGGCGCGATCCATCGGTACGAACCGCCCAGAGAAAGCACAGCAGCGGCGATCGCGATCGTCCTTCTCACTGTGTTCGAAGTCGTGTTCGTGGGGATGTTCACCTACGGACTCGCTACTGGGTGGGGGCTCGATCCCTACGGAAACATGTTTTTGGGTGGCTTGCTCACGCTCATCTTCGTCGATCTCTCGTTCATTCTTCTGTTGTACAGAAAAGAATTCCTTCCGGACGTGATGGTCGTCAAAAAACGACGGCGCAAGTGGGAAGATCTGTACGTCGAAGAAGAAGATATGGAGGGGCAGTCTTCTGACGTTAACGTTTGGGAGAGCATGAAACGAGCAGTGTATCCGTACTACAAACGGTGA
- a CDS encoding CPBP family intramembrane glutamic endopeptidase: MAESSIKSETAGRLQTIASAIAIAIGAYALGNVVAVSVMSILLLVGFSMEGYPARMAVLSTLAVQGAGFLGFGLVYLDYSEQFDLLEIDRPKLSDIGYLLGGIVAVLLGWQGISFVFTSLLGIEPAESSFIEQGIQNPTLLLVLIPLSILVVGPGEELLYRGIVQGSIRRVLGPVGAILIASAVFASIHVFGLIGSPLETLATLLTVFVLALVLGAVYELSENLLVPALIHGLYNATQFLLAYQYATGGLPVIG; the protein is encoded by the coding sequence ATGGCTGAGTCGTCGATCAAATCTGAAACGGCCGGGCGACTGCAGACGATCGCAAGCGCGATCGCGATCGCGATCGGGGCGTACGCCCTCGGAAACGTCGTCGCCGTCTCGGTGATGTCGATCTTGCTTCTAGTCGGATTCTCTATGGAGGGATATCCCGCACGGATGGCGGTGCTGAGCACGCTCGCGGTACAGGGTGCCGGATTCCTCGGGTTCGGACTCGTGTATCTCGACTACTCAGAGCAGTTCGATCTCCTTGAAATCGATCGTCCCAAACTGTCCGATATCGGCTACCTTCTCGGCGGGATCGTCGCAGTGTTGCTCGGTTGGCAGGGAATCAGCTTCGTGTTCACCTCGTTGCTGGGCATCGAGCCCGCAGAAAGCTCGTTCATCGAGCAAGGCATCCAGAATCCGACACTGCTGTTGGTGTTGATCCCACTGTCGATCCTCGTCGTCGGACCGGGAGAGGAACTGTTGTATCGGGGGATCGTTCAGGGATCGATCAGGCGCGTCCTCGGTCCCGTTGGCGCGATCCTCATCGCCAGTGCCGTCTTCGCGTCGATCCACGTGTTCGGACTGATCGGCTCACCGCTGGAAACGCTCGCAACCCTGCTCACGGTGTTCGTTCTCGCCCTCGTCCTCGGGGCTGTCTACGAACTGTCGGAAAACCTCCTCGTTCCGGCACTCATTCACGGGCTGTACAACGCCACCCAGTTCCTGCTCGCTTATCAGTACGCGACCGGCGGACTTCCGGTGATCGGGTAA
- a CDS encoding cytochrome bc complex cytochrome b subunit: MTESDSTDDVIRTDGTGIVAPDDETPTWSDRKGRTQGLSRLTYEYFERARREDQDLRTESSYIERDVLGFPSWPHETIRNLAIASFFVGMILFLSATMPPHLEAPANSAQTPEVILPDWYLYWSFGLLKLGGINPELTILGGEKLMSDRTYGVLANLVVVGFIAIVPFLNKGSARRPVEQPFWAAVGMAGVIFSITIAALSVKNLMPTMMPPHLLFDLTFLLPIVIGCLTYAVLKTMREGYMYELNRRYYRLRPPR; this comes from the coding sequence ATGACCGAGAGTGACTCCACTGACGATGTCATCCGGACGGACGGAACCGGCATCGTCGCCCCGGACGACGAAACCCCGACGTGGAGCGATCGGAAGGGTCGTACACAGGGGTTGTCCCGGCTGACCTACGAGTATTTTGAACGTGCTCGCCGTGAGGATCAGGACCTTCGGACCGAGTCGAGCTACATCGAGCGTGACGTGCTTGGCTTTCCCTCCTGGCCCCACGAAACGATCCGCAATCTCGCCATCGCCTCGTTTTTCGTCGGTATGATCCTCTTTCTCTCGGCGACCATGCCACCCCACCTAGAGGCTCCGGCGAACTCCGCCCAGACGCCGGAGGTCATCCTTCCGGACTGGTATCTGTATTGGTCGTTCGGACTGCTCAAGCTCGGTGGGATCAATCCCGAGCTGACGATACTGGGCGGGGAGAAGCTGATGTCCGATCGTACCTACGGAGTGCTTGCGAACCTCGTCGTCGTCGGCTTCATCGCCATCGTCCCGTTCCTGAACAAAGGATCGGCGCGCCGTCCCGTCGAGCAGCCGTTTTGGGCCGCTGTCGGAATGGCTGGCGTGATCTTCTCGATCACGATCGCCGCGCTCTCGGTCAAAAACCTCATGCCGACGATGATGCCGCCCCATCTCCTCTTTGACCTGACATTCTTGCTCCCGATCGTCATCGGCTGTCTGACCTACGCGGTGCTCAAAACCATGCGCGAAGGGTACATGTACGAGTTGAATCGACGATACTATCGACTCCGACCACCCCGGTAG
- a CDS encoding DUF7319 domain-containing protein: protein MSGGSNRNDDAPAGSPDNGDPAGSDTEEPSVEALRRQVEEKYDFDDFGPRDMEQMTPEEWDAAFDPDTWITGPELLDRVEADMKQRVIDRDVFARLERLSDPDRLIAYSDEGYAVVFEDGSVKGEGIVLRDIKPSVALCSMDEYEVPELQQGEVLPHPSEVPEGGGSIGHRMMLFVGVAMAVMGVFSIGAVIVGVSESMLIGTVFGLGFIVVGVVLFIMVANARLSDRFRAEEYRDRLRAVGRGSDERPTVLDELESDGDDATDESGDTPSHGL from the coding sequence ATGAGTGGTGGCTCCAACCGGAACGATGATGCGCCCGCTGGTTCGCCGGACAACGGTGACCCAGCCGGTTCGGACACCGAGGAGCCGTCCGTAGAGGCGTTACGCAGGCAGGTCGAGGAGAAATACGACTTCGACGATTTCGGTCCCCGAGACATGGAGCAGATGACTCCGGAGGAGTGGGACGCTGCATTCGATCCCGACACGTGGATCACGGGCCCAGAGTTGCTCGACCGTGTCGAGGCGGATATGAAACAGCGGGTGATCGACCGAGACGTGTTCGCTCGTCTCGAGCGGCTGTCCGATCCCGACCGGCTCATTGCATACTCTGATGAGGGGTATGCCGTGGTGTTCGAAGATGGGAGCGTAAAAGGGGAAGGGATCGTCCTTCGGGATATCAAACCGTCGGTTGCCCTGTGCTCAATGGACGAATACGAGGTGCCGGAATTACAGCAAGGGGAAGTGCTTCCCCACCCCTCGGAGGTGCCCGAAGGGGGTGGATCGATCGGCCACCGGATGATGCTGTTCGTCGGTGTGGCGATGGCGGTGATGGGCGTCTTCTCGATCGGTGCCGTGATCGTCGGCGTCTCCGAGAGCATGCTCATCGGCACCGTGTTCGGTCTCGGTTTCATCGTGGTCGGTGTGGTGTTGTTCATTATGGTGGCCAACGCCCGCCTGTCCGATCGGTTCCGTGCCGAGGAGTATCGAGACCGGCTTCGAGCTGTCGGCCGTGGTTCGGACGAACGGCCCACAGTGTTAGACGAACTCGAAAGCGACGGTGACGACGCTACTGACGAATCGGGCGATACGCCATCACACGGGCTGTAG
- a CDS encoding cytochrome b — protein MSLEPRDDHDHEAWLENKDLTPVERGYLTTLMWLDKRFRVVDYLELLENLYYKVNLQMPKSHTEQYNLDNKFWYWYPLYSLGFFSLLAYLVAAFSGALLGFYYTPGATGAGGDPEMAYRQLEFIMMDLNFGYMLRSIHRWSAQVMTAAVFLHMLRVYFTGAYKEPRELNWLLGIVLISLTLVFGYSGYLLTWDQLAYWASQIGVEMALSIPLLGEWVANLIFGGFTPNPATLQRMYIMHVFLLPFIVTALIAIHIGIVWMQGIAEPH, from the coding sequence ATGAGTTTGGAACCTCGAGACGACCACGACCACGAAGCTTGGTTGGAAAACAAGGACCTCACACCTGTCGAACGTGGGTATCTCACAACGCTCATGTGGCTCGACAAGCGGTTTCGCGTCGTCGACTATCTGGAGCTGTTAGAGAACCTCTATTATAAGGTCAACCTCCAGATGCCAAAGAGCCACACCGAGCAGTACAACCTCGACAACAAGTTTTGGTACTGGTATCCGCTGTACTCGCTCGGCTTTTTCTCGTTGTTGGCGTATCTCGTCGCCGCGTTCAGCGGCGCGTTGCTCGGATTTTACTATACGCCCGGTGCCACCGGTGCGGGTGGCGACCCGGAGATGGCTTACCGACAGCTCGAGTTCATCATGATGGATCTGAACTTCGGGTACATGCTCAGGAGTATTCACCGGTGGTCGGCCCAAGTGATGACCGCCGCAGTGTTCTTGCACATGCTCCGGGTGTACTTCACGGGCGCGTACAAAGAGCCACGAGAACTCAACTGGTTGCTCGGTATCGTGCTCATCTCGCTCACGCTGGTGTTCGGGTATTCCGGCTATCTATTGACGTGGGACCAGCTCGCCTACTGGGCCAGCCAGATCGGCGTCGAGATGGCGCTGTCGATACCACTGTTAGGTGAGTGGGTGGCAAACCTCATCTTCGGTGGGTTTACTCCCAATCCCGCGACACTCCAACGGATGTACATCATGCACGTGTTCTTGTTGCCGTTCATCGTGACGGCCCTGATCGCCATCCACATCGGGATCGTCTGGATGCAAGGTATCGCGGAACCGCACTGA